One Papaver somniferum cultivar HN1 chromosome 10, ASM357369v1, whole genome shotgun sequence genomic window carries:
- the LOC113318458 gene encoding 26S proteasome regulatory subunit 6A homolog translates to MATAMVEDSSFEDDQLASMSTDDIVRNSRLLDTEIRILKEELQRTNMELESFKDKIKENQEKIKLNKQLPYLVGNIVEILEMNPEEDAEEDGANVDLDSQRKGKCVVLKTSTRQTIFLPVIGLVDPDKLKPGDLVGVNKDSYLILDTLPSEYDSRVKAMEVDEKPTEDYNDIGGLEKQIQELVEAIVLPMTHKERFQKLGVRPPKGVLLYGPPGTGKTLMARACAAQTNATFLKLAGPQLVQMFIGDGAKLVRDAFQLAKEKSPCIIFIDEIDAIGTKRFDSEVSGDREVQRTMLELLNQLDGFSSDDRIKVIAATNRADILDPALMRSGRLDRKIEFPHPTEEARARILQIHSRKMNVNPDVNFEELARSTDDFNGAQLKAVCVEAGMLALRRDATEVIHEDFNEGIIQVQAKKKASLNYYA, encoded by the exons ATGGCGACTGCAATGGTTGAAGACAGCTCCTTCGAAGATGATCAACTAGCTTCAATGTCCACTGATGATATTGTTAGGAACTCTAGACTGCTCGACACCGAAATTCGTATCCTCAAG GAAGAATTGCAAAGAACAAATATGGAATTAGAATCATTTAAAGATAAGATTAAAGAGAATCAAGAGAAGATCAAGCTTAATAAACAGTTACCTTACTTAGTCGGTAACATCGTGGAG ATATTGGAAATGAATCCCGAGGAAGATGCTGAGGAAGATGGTGCTAATGTTGATCTCGATTCACAAAGGAAGGGAAAATGTGTTGTACTGAAAACATCTACCCGTCAG ACAATCTTTCTACCTGTTATTGGTCTAGTGGATCCTGATAAGCTAAAACCTGGGGATTTGGTTGGTGTTAACAAAGACAGTTACTTGATCTTGGACACTCTTCCATCGGAATATGATTCACGTGTAAAGGCAATGGAAGTTGATGAAAAGCCAACCGAGGATTACAATGATATCGGAGGGTTGGAGAAGCAG ATTCAAGAACTTGTGGAGGCTATTGTTCTTCCTATGACGCACAAAGAGAGGTTCCAGAAATTAGGAGTTCGCCCACCCAAAGGAGTGCTCTTATACGGACCTCCTGGAACGGGGAAAACATTAATGGCTCGAGCTTGTGCAGCACAGACTAATGCCACTTTTTTGAAGCTAGCAGGCCCACAACTTGTTCAG ATGTTCATTGGAGACGGAGCAAAGCTTGTTCGTGATGCCTTTCAGCTTGCAAAGGAGAAGTCTCCCTGCATCATCTTTATAGATGAAATCGACGCAATTGGTACCAAAAGATTTGACAG TGAAGTCAGTGGAGATAGGGAAGTGCAAAGGACTATGTTGGAGTTGCTGAATCAGCTTGATGGTTTCAGCAGTGATGACCGTATAAAA GTGATAGCAGCAACAAACCGAGCTGACATCCTGGATCCTGCCCTCATGCGTTCAGGTCGTTTAGATCGAAAAATTGAGTTTCCACATCCCACTGAAGAAGCTAGAGCTCGAATATTGCAG ATCCATTCAAGAAAAATGAATGTAAACCCAGAtgtcaattttgaggagttggcTCGTTCAACAGATGATTTCAACGGAGCGCAGCTGAAAGCCGTCTGTGTGGAGGCTGGTATGCTGGCTCTGCGTCGAGATGCAACTGAG